In Arachis hypogaea cultivar Tifrunner chromosome 17, arahy.Tifrunner.gnm2.J5K5, whole genome shotgun sequence, a single window of DNA contains:
- the LOC112765390 gene encoding uncharacterized protein, with amino-acid sequence MKNRKSSEAEASAGAAGKKHYKLWILSAIVLVAVWFMFTGSLTLRWSSSSYNDFDPANFDDLDVLEVEEREKVVRQMWDVYSRRHSTRKLPRFWSEAFQAGYEHLVSDIPAIRDAAVSEIAKMSLKQLPIQLQSHLHVGSPEGSRKIKEAEGSDKMHNES; translated from the exons ATGAAGAACAGAAAAAGCTCTGAAGCTGAAGCTTCAGCTGGTGCTGCTGGCAAGAAGCACTACAAGTTGTGGATATTATCTGCAATTGTCCTTGTAGCTGTTTGGTTCATGTTCACTGGCTCCCTCACCCTCAGATGGTCTTCTTCTAGCTATAATGACTTCGATCCTGCAAATTTCGACGATCTCGATGTGCTG GAagtggaggagagagagaaggtgGTGAGGCAGATGTGGGACGTGTACAGTCGCAGGCACAGTACGAGGAAGTTACCTCGGTTTTGGTCGGAGGCTTTTCAGGCTGGTTACGAGCATTTGGTGAGTGATATTCCCGCCATTCGAGATGCTGCAGTTTCAGAAATTGCAAAGATGTCCTTAAAACAACTTCCTATTCAACTTCAATCTCACTTG CATGTGGGGAGCCCCGAGGGATCAAGAAAAATTAAGGAGGCAGAAGGGAGTGATAAGATGCATAATGAAAGTTGA